From Etheostoma cragini isolate CJK2018 chromosome 14, CSU_Ecrag_1.0, whole genome shotgun sequence, the proteins below share one genomic window:
- the tuft1b gene encoding tuftelin 1b isoform X1 encodes MGSIWKKIRQVTEDRMLFFSSAHTKRLLDGGGINFSEKMSSGVTRIKENGEEDNKANVRCRRVRLTLLDQDQSGCSSDRNSSKESSIAVVLPQKPEKQEETLVTPTEEKAEVIKVLLKARPEKAESVRMLTDEVSQIQEVRYCLKTLREQMAARQNTTNNKYPVNGLRVNLPSSKPAVTYGNTVPTDSDAQVGDNQEESVRLREATKRLYAQLKEMDKRHQEERERLQAESQEYGVRLAEQSEQLQKVGERLEERDQQVEELQKLLGNMELENSILKEKMAAGEAELLQLKADQEEGEENEQRCEKLEKEVALLKEKIHHLDDMLKCQQRKVRHMIEQLQNSRTVIQERERFIRDLEERVAFLEAENREMHDHMEYFLAGQEPPPLTSTENKPEVVYSKRLTPTTPTDKALPFIKVIEINS; translated from the exons ATGGGATCAATCTGGAAAAAGATCAGGCAGGTGACTGAGGACAGAATGCTGTTTTTCAGCAGCGCTCACACCAAACGTCTGCTGGATGGAGGAGGCATCAACTTCTCAGAG AAGATGAGCAGCGGCGTGACGCGGATAAAGGAAAATGGAGAAGAGGACAACAAAGCCAAC GTCAGATGCAGGCGGGTTAGACTCACTCTACTAGATCAGGATCAGTCAGGCTGCTCCTCCGACCGGAACAGCAGCAAG GAGAGCAGCATAGCAGTAGTGCTGCCACAGAAACCAGAGAAGCAGGAAGAAACATTGGTCACTCCCACagaagaaaaagctgaagtcATTAAG GTTCTCCTCAAAGCCCGTCCAGAGAAAGCAGAGAGTGTCAGAATGCTGACGGACGAAGTGTCGCAGATTCAGGAG GTGAGGTACTGTCTGAAGACTCTGAGAGAGCAGATGGCAGCCAGGCAGAACACTACCAATAACAAG TATCCAGTCAATGGCTTGAGAGTCAACCTGCCCAGCAGCAAACCAGCTGTCACCTATGGCAACACTGTTCCCACCGATTCAGACGCTCAG GTCGGGGATAATCAGGAGGAAAGTGTGAGGCTCAGGGAGGCGACCAAGCGTCTGTATGCACAGCTGAAGGAGATGGACAAGAGGCatcaggaggagagggagagactgCAG GCCGAGTCACAGGAGTATGGTGTTCGTCTGGCTGAGCAATCTGAGCAGCTACAGAAGGTTGGGGAGCGGTTGGAGGAGAGGGATCAGCAGGTGGAGGAGCTGCAAAAGCTGCTTGGAAACATGGAGCTAGAGAACAGCATCCTCAAAGAAAAGATGGCAGCAGGGGAGGCAGAGCTGCTGCAGCTCAAAGCAGAccaggaggaaggggaggagaatGAACAGAG GTGTGAAAAGCTGGAGAAGGAGGTGGCTCTCCTGAAGGAAAAGATTCATCACCTTGACGACATGTTAAAGTGTCAGCAAAGGAAAGTCCGCCACATGATCGAACAG CTGCAGAACTCCAGGACTGTCATCCAAGAGAGAGAACGATTCATCAGGGATCTGGAGGAGAGGGTGGCTTTCCTGGAAGCTGAG AACAGAGAAATGCATGACCATATGGAGTACTTCCTGGCAGGCCAGGAACCTCCCCCACTGACGTCCACTGAGAACAAGCCAGAGGTTGTTTACAG TAAAAGACTTACACCGACGACACCGACCGACAAGGCCCTCCCGTTCATCAAAGTCATCGAGATCAATTCCTGA
- the LOC117956225 gene encoding protein C1orf43 homolog isoform X1: MAESLSGVNVVLVMAYGSLVFVLLFIFVKRQIMRFAMRSRRGPHAPIGHNAPKSLREEIDARLSKVQEIRFEPRLLSEEDDRLKQGSQISCYNYLYRMKALDAIRDSGIPLQEISRCPSAFTGRSFRNWLSELRNSHSLIKSSRSALIDRLLEGYDSARHGTGVFGEAEFLEYQQALNELADVVKAYSSTTSLDQHHQSAAKDLTGSPVRSTPSTIQVTYLPSTGQRSKRPKHFLELKSFKDNYNTLESTL, encoded by the exons ATGGCAGAGTCATTATCAGGGGTTAATGTTGTTCTGGTTATGGCCTATGGAAGCTTG GTGTTTGTGCTTCTGTTTATCTTCGTCAAAAGGCAAATCATGCGATTTGCAATGAGATCCCGCAGAGGACCCCATGCACCTATTGGCCACAATGCACCTAAG TCTTTGAGGGAGGAGATTGACGCCAGATTGTCCAAGGTCCAGGAGATCCGCTTTGAACCTCGACTCCTATCAGAAGAAGACGATAGGCTGAAGCAAGGATCACAGATTa GTTGCTACAACTACCTGTACAGAATGAAAGCTCTGGATGCCATCCGTGACTCAG GAATTCCTCTGCAGGAGATAAGCCGCTGTCCCAGTGCGTTTACCGGACGCAGCTTCAGGAACTGGCTGTCTGAGTTGCGCAACTCCCACTCTCTGATCAAGAGCAGCCGCAGCGCGCTTATTGACCGTTTGCTTGAAGGCTACGACAGCGCTCGCCATGGGACTGGG gtgtTCGGGGAAGCAGAGTTTCTTGAATACCAGCAAGCTCTAAATGAACTGGCTGATGT GGTGAAAGCCTATTCCAGTACCACCAGCCTAGACCAGCATCACCAGTCTGCAGCCAAGGACCTGACAGGCTCTCCTGTGAGGAGCACTCCCTCCACCATCCAGGTCACCTACCTGCCCTCCACCGGCCAACGCAGCAAGAGGCCCAAACATTTTCTGGAGCTCAAAAGTTTCAAAGACAACTACAACACACTGGAGAGCACCCTGTGA
- the tuft1b gene encoding tuftelin 1b isoform X2, producing MGSIWKKIRQVTEDRMLFFSSAHTKRLLDGGGINFSEVRCRRVRLTLLDQDQSGCSSDRNSSKESSIAVVLPQKPEKQEETLVTPTEEKAEVIKVLLKARPEKAESVRMLTDEVSQIQEVRYCLKTLREQMAARQNTTNNKYPVNGLRVNLPSSKPAVTYGNTVPTDSDAQVGDNQEESVRLREATKRLYAQLKEMDKRHQEERERLQAESQEYGVRLAEQSEQLQKVGERLEERDQQVEELQKLLGNMELENSILKEKMAAGEAELLQLKADQEEGEENEQRCEKLEKEVALLKEKIHHLDDMLKCQQRKVRHMIEQLQNSRTVIQERERFIRDLEERVAFLEAENREMHDHMEYFLAGQEPPPLTSTENKPEVVYSKRLTPTTPTDKALPFIKVIEINS from the exons ATGGGATCAATCTGGAAAAAGATCAGGCAGGTGACTGAGGACAGAATGCTGTTTTTCAGCAGCGCTCACACCAAACGTCTGCTGGATGGAGGAGGCATCAACTTCTCAGAG GTCAGATGCAGGCGGGTTAGACTCACTCTACTAGATCAGGATCAGTCAGGCTGCTCCTCCGACCGGAACAGCAGCAAG GAGAGCAGCATAGCAGTAGTGCTGCCACAGAAACCAGAGAAGCAGGAAGAAACATTGGTCACTCCCACagaagaaaaagctgaagtcATTAAG GTTCTCCTCAAAGCCCGTCCAGAGAAAGCAGAGAGTGTCAGAATGCTGACGGACGAAGTGTCGCAGATTCAGGAG GTGAGGTACTGTCTGAAGACTCTGAGAGAGCAGATGGCAGCCAGGCAGAACACTACCAATAACAAG TATCCAGTCAATGGCTTGAGAGTCAACCTGCCCAGCAGCAAACCAGCTGTCACCTATGGCAACACTGTTCCCACCGATTCAGACGCTCAG GTCGGGGATAATCAGGAGGAAAGTGTGAGGCTCAGGGAGGCGACCAAGCGTCTGTATGCACAGCTGAAGGAGATGGACAAGAGGCatcaggaggagagggagagactgCAG GCCGAGTCACAGGAGTATGGTGTTCGTCTGGCTGAGCAATCTGAGCAGCTACAGAAGGTTGGGGAGCGGTTGGAGGAGAGGGATCAGCAGGTGGAGGAGCTGCAAAAGCTGCTTGGAAACATGGAGCTAGAGAACAGCATCCTCAAAGAAAAGATGGCAGCAGGGGAGGCAGAGCTGCTGCAGCTCAAAGCAGAccaggaggaaggggaggagaatGAACAGAG GTGTGAAAAGCTGGAGAAGGAGGTGGCTCTCCTGAAGGAAAAGATTCATCACCTTGACGACATGTTAAAGTGTCAGCAAAGGAAAGTCCGCCACATGATCGAACAG CTGCAGAACTCCAGGACTGTCATCCAAGAGAGAGAACGATTCATCAGGGATCTGGAGGAGAGGGTGGCTTTCCTGGAAGCTGAG AACAGAGAAATGCATGACCATATGGAGTACTTCCTGGCAGGCCAGGAACCTCCCCCACTGACGTCCACTGAGAACAAGCCAGAGGTTGTTTACAG TAAAAGACTTACACCGACGACACCGACCGACAAGGCCCTCCCGTTCATCAAAGTCATCGAGATCAATTCCTGA
- the LOC117956225 gene encoding protein C1orf43 homolog isoform X2, translating to MAESLSGVNVVLVMAYGSLVFVLLFIFVKRQIMRFAMRSRRGPHAPIGHNAPKSLREEIDARLSKVQEIRFEPRLLSEEDDRLKQGSQISCYNYLYRMKALDAIRDSGIPLQEISRCPSAFTGRSFRNWLSELRNSHSLIKSSRSALIDRLLEGYDSARHGTGGESLFQYHQPRPASPVCSQGPDRLSCEEHSLHHPGHLPALHRPTQQEAQTFSGAQKFQRQLQHTGEHPVRDHG from the exons ATGGCAGAGTCATTATCAGGGGTTAATGTTGTTCTGGTTATGGCCTATGGAAGCTTG GTGTTTGTGCTTCTGTTTATCTTCGTCAAAAGGCAAATCATGCGATTTGCAATGAGATCCCGCAGAGGACCCCATGCACCTATTGGCCACAATGCACCTAAG TCTTTGAGGGAGGAGATTGACGCCAGATTGTCCAAGGTCCAGGAGATCCGCTTTGAACCTCGACTCCTATCAGAAGAAGACGATAGGCTGAAGCAAGGATCACAGATTa GTTGCTACAACTACCTGTACAGAATGAAAGCTCTGGATGCCATCCGTGACTCAG GAATTCCTCTGCAGGAGATAAGCCGCTGTCCCAGTGCGTTTACCGGACGCAGCTTCAGGAACTGGCTGTCTGAGTTGCGCAACTCCCACTCTCTGATCAAGAGCAGCCGCAGCGCGCTTATTGACCGTTTGCTTGAAGGCTACGACAGCGCTCGCCATGGGACTGGG GGTGAAAGCCTATTCCAGTACCACCAGCCTAGACCAGCATCACCAGTCTGCAGCCAAGGACCTGACAGGCTCTCCTGTGAGGAGCACTCCCTCCACCATCCAGGTCACCTACCTGCCCTCCACCGGCCAACGCAGCAAGAGGCCCAAACATTTTCTGGAGCTCAAAAGTTTCAAAGACAACTACAACACACTGGAGAGCACCCTGTGAGAGACCACGGTTAA
- the tuft1b gene encoding tuftelin 1b isoform X3, whose amino-acid sequence MGSIWKKIRQVTEDRMLFFSSAHTKRLLDGGGINFSEKMSSGVTRIKENGEEDNKANVRCRRVRLTLLDQDQSGCSSDRNSSKESSIAVVLPQKPEKQEETLVTPTEEKAEVIKVLLKARPEKAESVRMLTDEVSQIQEVRYCLKTLREQMAARQNTTNNKVGDNQEESVRLREATKRLYAQLKEMDKRHQEERERLQAESQEYGVRLAEQSEQLQKVGERLEERDQQVEELQKLLGNMELENSILKEKMAAGEAELLQLKADQEEGEENEQRCEKLEKEVALLKEKIHHLDDMLKCQQRKVRHMIEQLQNSRTVIQERERFIRDLEERVAFLEAENREMHDHMEYFLAGQEPPPLTSTENKPEVVYSKRLTPTTPTDKALPFIKVIEINS is encoded by the exons ATGGGATCAATCTGGAAAAAGATCAGGCAGGTGACTGAGGACAGAATGCTGTTTTTCAGCAGCGCTCACACCAAACGTCTGCTGGATGGAGGAGGCATCAACTTCTCAGAG AAGATGAGCAGCGGCGTGACGCGGATAAAGGAAAATGGAGAAGAGGACAACAAAGCCAAC GTCAGATGCAGGCGGGTTAGACTCACTCTACTAGATCAGGATCAGTCAGGCTGCTCCTCCGACCGGAACAGCAGCAAG GAGAGCAGCATAGCAGTAGTGCTGCCACAGAAACCAGAGAAGCAGGAAGAAACATTGGTCACTCCCACagaagaaaaagctgaagtcATTAAG GTTCTCCTCAAAGCCCGTCCAGAGAAAGCAGAGAGTGTCAGAATGCTGACGGACGAAGTGTCGCAGATTCAGGAG GTGAGGTACTGTCTGAAGACTCTGAGAGAGCAGATGGCAGCCAGGCAGAACACTACCAATAACAAG GTCGGGGATAATCAGGAGGAAAGTGTGAGGCTCAGGGAGGCGACCAAGCGTCTGTATGCACAGCTGAAGGAGATGGACAAGAGGCatcaggaggagagggagagactgCAG GCCGAGTCACAGGAGTATGGTGTTCGTCTGGCTGAGCAATCTGAGCAGCTACAGAAGGTTGGGGAGCGGTTGGAGGAGAGGGATCAGCAGGTGGAGGAGCTGCAAAAGCTGCTTGGAAACATGGAGCTAGAGAACAGCATCCTCAAAGAAAAGATGGCAGCAGGGGAGGCAGAGCTGCTGCAGCTCAAAGCAGAccaggaggaaggggaggagaatGAACAGAG GTGTGAAAAGCTGGAGAAGGAGGTGGCTCTCCTGAAGGAAAAGATTCATCACCTTGACGACATGTTAAAGTGTCAGCAAAGGAAAGTCCGCCACATGATCGAACAG CTGCAGAACTCCAGGACTGTCATCCAAGAGAGAGAACGATTCATCAGGGATCTGGAGGAGAGGGTGGCTTTCCTGGAAGCTGAG AACAGAGAAATGCATGACCATATGGAGTACTTCCTGGCAGGCCAGGAACCTCCCCCACTGACGTCCACTGAGAACAAGCCAGAGGTTGTTTACAG TAAAAGACTTACACCGACGACACCGACCGACAAGGCCCTCCCGTTCATCAAAGTCATCGAGATCAATTCCTGA